One Candidatus Binatia bacterium genomic window carries:
- a CDS encoding alpha/beta hydrolase — MSYANVRGVKINYKVFGDRGPWAALSPGGRRDISGIEPLARRLADAGHHVVIFDRRNCGASDVVIDGEESEYEIWADDLHELLSQLGALPAFVGGSSSGCRTSLLFALRHPEAVRGLMLWRVTGGRVACERLAEEYYGQYMAAAKRGGMAAVCEMEHWKERIEARAENRDRLMKMDLQRFIAVMSHWREYFVRGADLPVIGATAAELKSIKVPAYIIPGNDNTHSQKTGENLGRILADAEVHVLFPKHYDMDLSPREEWEEKAGEIAALFADFIKRAA, encoded by the coding sequence ATGTCTTACGCGAATGTTCGCGGCGTCAAGATCAACTATAAAGTCTTCGGCGATCGCGGCCCGTGGGCGGCGCTATCGCCCGGAGGCCGGCGCGATATCAGCGGCATCGAGCCGCTGGCCCGACGACTGGCCGACGCCGGCCACCACGTCGTGATCTTCGACCGGCGCAATTGCGGCGCTTCCGACGTCGTCATCGATGGAGAGGAATCGGAATACGAGATCTGGGCGGACGATCTTCACGAGCTGCTCTCCCAACTCGGCGCTCTTCCCGCCTTCGTCGGCGGCAGCTCGTCCGGCTGCCGGACCTCGCTCCTTTTCGCATTGCGCCACCCCGAGGCCGTGCGCGGCCTCATGCTTTGGCGCGTCACCGGCGGCCGCGTCGCGTGCGAGCGCCTGGCTGAAGAATATTACGGCCAGTACATGGCCGCCGCGAAGCGAGGCGGCATGGCCGCGGTGTGCGAGATGGAACACTGGAAGGAGCGAATCGAAGCCAGGGCCGAGAACCGCGACCGGCTGATGAAAATGGACCTCCAGCGCTTCATCGCCGTCATGTCCCACTGGCGGGAATATTTTGTCCGCGGCGCCGACCTGCCCGTCATCGGCGCGACCGCAGCGGAGCTCAAATCAATTAAAGTCCCCGCCTACATCATTCCAGGGAACGACAACACCCATTCGCAAAAAACCGGCGAGAACCTGGGCCGCATCCTTGCCGACGCCGAAGTGCACGTCTTGTTTCCGAAGCATTACGACATGGACTTGAGCCCGCGGGAAGAATGGGAGGAGAAAGCAGGCGAGATAGCCGCGCTCTTCGCCGATTTTATCAAGCGGGCGGCGTAA